The Clostridium chauvoei genome has a window encoding:
- a CDS encoding ABC transporter substrate-binding protein: MKFKKLLALAACATLTTTTLLTGCGNSGAKAGNKGDEPVTLTWYTIGQEPKDLQMVEDEANKYLEEKINAKIDMKFIDYGDYNQKLSVIINSGESFDLAFTCSWAGDYLGNSRKGAFLELNDYLDTTGKDMKEAIDQRFWDGATIDGKIYAVPNQKEISTAPMWVFTKEYVDKYNIPYQDIHTIQDLEPWLKVIKENEPGVTPLYITKGFSAPQYFDQLVDPVGVEHNDDSLKIKNMFETDKMKEQLEVLRKYYQAGYINADAATAQDDKSVKRFVTKADGQPYAENLWSKDLKYDVVASTIMDTYITNASTTGSMIGISKNSKNPEKAVEFLNLLNTDEYLRNLINYGVEGTHYEKVGDKQIKLLPKEEDYRVGYYTVGNLFLTYVLDKEPLTKWDEFEDFNNKAKNSPALGFKFDPAAVSTEIAAVNNVLEEFKSTIYSGSMDIDEYLPKLNAKLKEQGVDKIIAEMQKQIDEWAKTNKQ, encoded by the coding sequence ATGAAGTTTAAAAAATTACTAGCATTAGCAGCATGTGCAACATTAACAACAACAACTTTGTTAACAGGATGTGGTAATTCAGGTGCTAAAGCAGGAAATAAAGGTGATGAACCAGTTACATTAACTTGGTACACAATTGGACAAGAACCAAAAGACTTACAAATGGTAGAAGACGAAGCAAATAAGTACCTAGAAGAAAAGATAAATGCAAAAATTGATATGAAATTTATAGATTATGGTGATTATAACCAAAAGCTTTCAGTAATCATAAATTCAGGAGAATCTTTTGATTTAGCATTTACTTGTTCATGGGCAGGTGACTATCTAGGAAATTCAAGAAAAGGGGCTTTCTTAGAATTAAATGATTACTTAGATACAACTGGAAAAGATATGAAAGAAGCTATAGACCAAAGATTCTGGGATGGAGCAACAATAGATGGAAAGATTTATGCTGTACCAAACCAAAAAGAAATATCAACAGCACCAATGTGGGTATTTACAAAGGAATATGTAGACAAATATAACATACCTTATCAAGACATTCACACAATTCAAGATTTAGAACCATGGTTAAAGGTTATAAAAGAAAATGAACCAGGAGTAACACCACTTTATATAACAAAAGGGTTCTCAGCTCCACAATATTTCGATCAATTAGTTGATCCAGTTGGGGTTGAACATAATGATGATAGCTTAAAGATTAAGAATATGTTCGAAACAGACAAAATGAAGGAACAATTAGAAGTTTTAAGAAAATACTATCAAGCAGGATATATAAATGCTGATGCAGCTACAGCTCAAGATGATAAATCAGTTAAGAGATTTGTAACAAAAGCAGATGGTCAACCATATGCAGAAAATCTTTGGTCAAAAGATTTAAAATATGATGTAGTAGCTTCAACAATAATGGATACTTATATAACAAATGCTTCAACAACAGGATCAATGATAGGAATATCAAAGAACTCTAAGAATCCAGAAAAAGCAGTTGAATTCTTAAATCTTTTAAATACTGATGAATACTTAAGAAACTTAATCAACTATGGTGTTGAAGGAACTCACTACGAAAAAGTTGGAGATAAGCAAATTAAGTTACTACCAAAAGAAGAAGACTATAGAGTTGGATACTATACAGTAGGTAACTTATTCCTTACTTATGTTTTAGATAAAGAACCATTAACTAAATGGGATGAATTCGAAGATTTCAATAACAAAGCTAAAAATTCACCAGCTTTAGGATTTAAGTTTGATCCAGCAGCAGTAAGTACTGAAATAGCAGCTGTAAATAACGTTCTTGAAGAATTCAAGTCAACAATATACAGTGGATCAATGGATATTGATGAATATCTACCTAAGTTAAATGCTAAGTTAAAAGAACAAGGTGTAGATAAAATAATAGCTGAAATGCAAAAACAAATTGATGAATGGGCAAAGACAAATAAACAATAA
- a CDS encoding ROK family protein, which produces MRNFVVYDIGGSAVKWSIITEDGEFFKNGIIEIPETVEEFFDKLVEIAKENKEEFKLEGIAISSPGAVDSESGIVYGASAIPYIHGPNFKEILLAKTGLKVEIENDANCAALGECWLGAGKEEKDLAFIVCGTGIGGAIVKDKKIHKGVNRHGGEFGYCIVDVDKNSGNKYLTWSNVGSTAALARRIAKRKGIAEKDINGVKAFELYENKDQIAIEEVNNYFTYMAVGIYNIQYTYDPEVIILGGAVSERNDFIEEVYIRIDEIMQRNVDGKIRPVIRKCKYGNNANKLGALYNFIQRQ; this is translated from the coding sequence ATGAGAAATTTTGTTGTTTATGATATAGGTGGATCTGCAGTTAAGTGGTCAATTATCACAGAGGATGGAGAGTTTTTTAAAAATGGAATTATAGAAATTCCTGAAACAGTAGAGGAATTTTTCGATAAGCTTGTAGAAATTGCAAAGGAAAATAAAGAAGAGTTTAAATTAGAGGGAATTGCTATAAGTTCTCCAGGAGCAGTAGATAGCGAAAGTGGAATAGTTTATGGAGCAAGTGCAATACCTTATATTCATGGACCTAATTTTAAAGAAATATTACTAGCTAAGACTGGATTAAAGGTAGAGATAGAAAATGATGCTAACTGTGCTGCTTTAGGAGAATGTTGGTTAGGGGCAGGAAAAGAAGAAAAAGATTTAGCTTTCATAGTCTGTGGGACAGGTATAGGTGGAGCTATAGTTAAAGATAAAAAAATCCATAAAGGTGTTAATAGACATGGTGGAGAATTTGGATATTGCATAGTAGATGTAGATAAAAATTCAGGAAATAAATATTTAACTTGGAGTAATGTAGGATCTACAGCTGCCCTTGCAAGAAGAATTGCTAAAAGAAAAGGAATAGCTGAAAAGGACATTAACGGAGTAAAAGCTTTTGAACTTTATGAAAATAAGGATCAAATAGCTATAGAAGAGGTTAATAATTATTTTACTTACATGGCTGTTGGAATTTACAACATTCAATATACTTATGATCCTGAAGTTATAATTTTAGGAGGAGCAGTATCAGAGAGAAATGATTTTATAGAAGAAGTATATATAAGAATAGATGAAATAATGCAAAGAAATGTAGATGGTAAGATAAGACCTGTTATAAGAAAGTGCAAATATGGAAATAACGCAAACAAATTAGGAGCACTTTATAATTTTATACAAAGACAATAA
- a CDS encoding type I phosphomannose isomerase catalytic subunit translates to MYPIRFENLYYEKIWGGRDFEEFRDNLPDGNIGESWDIACHPNGTGIVENGEFKGTKFDDLIKEQGHDLVGTKVTLEKLPLLIKLINSGEKLSVQVHPGDEYAAKYEGDYGKTEAWYVIDAKPDASLIVGTKDCTRDEFKTAIENNEVEKYLNKIKVKKGDCFLINSGLVHAICEGTIIAEIQQNSDVTYRVYDYGRPREIHVKKALDVINFDLQCENLQGELENFNGYKKALLCENEYFGIEKYLIEESLKEESDKERFFMFTCVDGDGTIEGEGFNEKIKMGDSYLIPATLGKYEIKGKLTILKSYPVIK, encoded by the coding sequence ATGTATCCAATTAGATTTGAAAATTTATACTACGAAAAAATATGGGGAGGTAGAGACTTCGAGGAGTTTAGAGATAACCTTCCAGATGGAAACATAGGAGAAAGCTGGGATATAGCTTGTCATCCTAATGGTACTGGGATAGTTGAAAATGGAGAATTTAAAGGAACTAAATTTGATGACTTAATAAAAGAGCAAGGACATGATTTAGTTGGTACAAAGGTAACTTTAGAAAAACTACCATTACTTATTAAATTAATAAATTCAGGAGAGAAACTTTCAGTACAAGTACATCCAGGTGATGAATATGCAGCTAAATACGAAGGTGATTATGGAAAGACAGAAGCTTGGTATGTTATAGATGCAAAGCCAGATGCAAGTTTAATCGTAGGTACAAAGGATTGTACTAGAGATGAGTTTAAAACTGCAATAGAAAATAATGAAGTAGAAAAATATTTAAATAAAATAAAAGTTAAAAAAGGCGATTGTTTCTTAATAAATAGTGGGCTTGTACATGCTATATGTGAAGGAACTATAATTGCAGAAATACAACAAAATAGTGATGTAACATATAGAGTATATGATTATGGAAGACCAAGAGAAATCCATGTAAAAAAAGCATTAGATGTAATTAACTTTGATCTTCAATGTGAAAATCTTCAAGGTGAGTTAGAAAACTTTAATGGTTATAAGAAAGCTCTTCTATGTGAAAATGAGTATTTTGGAATCGAAAAATATTTAATAGAAGAATCTTTAAAGGAAGAAAGCGATAAAGAAAGATTCTTTATGTTTACTTGTGTAGATGGTGATGGAACAATAGAAGGCGAAGGTTTTAATGAAAAAATAAAGATGGGAGATAGTTATTTAATCCCTGCAACTTTAGGTAAGTATGAAATAAAAGGAAAGCTTACAATATTAAAAAGTTATCCTGTAATAAAATAA
- a CDS encoding ABC transporter ATP-binding protein, with product MLNERRKSSTFQVIKKILPMVIASSPKDFIFLSILSLISSGLFAFSTVATEKFFNSVAALAGGNTTMAMVILAALFLGTVLILTHFLNGLVNMLANKFFFIAAGYITNFVNEKASKIDPINFEYSETLDDINKAHIGVRGSIFFNGIINMMLTLYLPYFIFMGIYLYRLNPILTFSIILIFIPVALNQFIRLKIFTDLENQSANIRREFEYYEKCMIDREYYKETRLLGAFSYFKDLYSSALLLLNKKLWQAEKKANLIELGMKVFTLICYMGILYLLFTSLMSGKIGVGAFGAVLSAIGTMFSTMEEFICREVGDITKMFGAVRNLDRFLDLQERQGEPVEIEGVPNISLKNVGFVYPGASKPSLSNINLDISPKETIAIVGENGAGKSTLAKLILGLYLPTEGKVEFGGYDTKKISPESIYSKVSAVFQKYQKYKMTLSENVSISDIENFNNQKLKEVLEKADVELNKERFPDGLETMLSREFDGVDLSGGQWQRIAIARGLYAFKDIIILDEPTAAIDPLEESRIFNKFKELAAGRTAIIVTHRMGTVKIADRIIVMEDGSIKEIGSHEDLMQGNSSYKKMYLSQEKWYS from the coding sequence ATGTTAAATGAAAGAAGGAAATCTTCAACTTTTCAAGTAATAAAAAAAATATTACCAATGGTAATAGCATCTTCTCCTAAAGATTTTATTTTTCTATCAATTTTAAGCCTTATAAGTAGTGGATTATTTGCTTTTAGTACTGTAGCTACAGAGAAATTTTTTAATTCAGTTGCCGCTTTAGCAGGTGGAAATACTACTATGGCAATGGTAATATTAGCAGCTTTATTTTTAGGAACTGTTTTAATATTAACTCATTTTTTAAATGGACTTGTAAATATGCTGGCAAATAAATTTTTCTTTATTGCAGCTGGGTATATAACAAACTTTGTAAATGAAAAAGCTAGTAAGATAGATCCAATAAACTTTGAGTATTCAGAGACTCTAGATGATATAAATAAGGCTCATATAGGGGTAAGAGGAAGTATATTTTTTAATGGAATAATAAATATGATGTTAACTTTATATTTGCCTTACTTCATATTTATGGGGATATATTTATATAGGTTAAATCCTATACTTACATTTTCTATAATACTTATATTTATACCAGTTGCTTTAAATCAATTTATTAGACTTAAGATTTTTACAGATTTAGAAAATCAATCAGCTAATATTAGAAGAGAATTTGAGTACTATGAAAAATGTATGATAGATAGAGAATATTATAAGGAAACAAGACTTTTAGGAGCATTTTCATATTTTAAAGACTTATATTCATCAGCTTTATTGTTACTTAATAAAAAATTATGGCAAGCTGAAAAAAAGGCAAATTTAATAGAGCTTGGTATGAAAGTATTTACATTAATTTGTTATATGGGAATATTATATTTGTTATTCACAAGTCTTATGAGTGGAAAGATAGGTGTAGGTGCCTTTGGAGCAGTATTATCAGCTATTGGAACGATGTTTTCAACTATGGAGGAATTTATATGTAGAGAAGTTGGAGATATTACAAAAATGTTTGGAGCAGTAAGAAACTTAGATAGATTTTTAGATTTACAAGAAAGACAAGGGGAACCTGTAGAGATAGAAGGTGTTCCTAATATATCTTTAAAAAATGTAGGGTTTGTTTATCCTGGTGCTTCTAAACCATCCTTAAGTAATATTAATTTAGATATTTCTCCAAAAGAAACTATAGCTATAGTTGGAGAAAATGGAGCTGGAAAGAGTACTTTAGCTAAGTTAATTTTAGGATTATATCTGCCAACAGAAGGAAAGGTAGAGTTTGGAGGATATGATACCAAAAAGATTTCGCCAGAATCTATTTATAGTAAAGTATCAGCAGTTTTTCAAAAATATCAAAAATATAAAATGACCTTATCAGAAAATGTAAGCATAAGTGATATAGAGAATTTTAATAATCAAAAATTAAAAGAAGTTTTAGAAAAAGCTGATGTAGAATTAAATAAAGAAAGATTTCCAGATGGATTAGAAACTATGCTTTCTAGGGAATTTGATGGAGTAGATTTATCAGGAGGTCAATGGCAAAGAATTGCTATAGCAAGAGGTTTATACGCCTTTAAGGATATTATAATTTTAGATGAACCAACAGCAGCTATAGATCCCTTAGAGGAAAGTAGAATATTTAATAAATTTAAAGAGTTAGCAGCAGGAAGAACAGCCATAATAGTAACCCATAGAATGGGAACAGTAAAGATTGCAGATAGAATTATAGTTATGGAAGATGGAAGCATAAAAGAAATAGGAAGTCATGAAGATTTAATGCAAGGAAATAGTAGCTATAAGAAAATGTATTTAAGTCAAGAAAAATGGTACAGTTAG
- a CDS encoding glycoside hydrolase family 1 protein, protein MSIQYKFPKNFWWGAATSGPQSEGRFNKNHKSVFDHWFDIAPEVFFDGVGPDIASNFYNSYKEDLAMLKEIGLNSFRTSIQWTRLIKDFETGEPDEDGVRFYNDVIDESIKNGIIPVMNLHHFDLPVELYDKYGGWESKHVVDLFVKFAKTAFKLFGDRVKYWATFNEPIVVVEGQYLYKFHYPQVVDGKKAVQALYNLNLASAKAIEGFRELGCNKDGGKIGIILNLTPAYPRSNSQEDLKAAEFANSFFNNSFLDPAVKGEFPKVLTEVLEKDGIIFEATEEEMKIIKENTIDFLGVNYYQPRRVKAKESEYKESTWMPDKYFDNYEMPGRRMNPYRGWEIYPECMYDIAKNIKENYNNIPWYISENGMGVEGESRYINNEGVIEDDYRIDFYKEHLEYLHKGIMEGSNCFGYHAWTPIDCWSWCNAYKNRYGYISVDLETQKKTIKKSGRWIKEVSENNGF, encoded by the coding sequence ATGAGTATACAATATAAATTCCCTAAAAATTTTTGGTGGGGAGCTGCAACATCAGGGCCACAATCAGAAGGAAGATTTAATAAAAATCATAAAAGCGTTTTTGACCACTGGTTTGATATAGCACCAGAAGTTTTCTTTGATGGTGTAGGACCAGATATAGCTTCAAATTTTTATAATAGCTATAAAGAAGACTTAGCTATGCTTAAGGAAATTGGACTTAATAGCTTTAGAACATCAATACAATGGACCAGACTTATTAAAGATTTTGAAACTGGAGAGCCAGATGAAGATGGAGTTAGATTTTATAATGATGTAATTGATGAAAGTATAAAAAATGGAATAATTCCAGTTATGAATTTACATCATTTTGATTTGCCAGTTGAATTATATGATAAATATGGTGGTTGGGAATCAAAACACGTAGTTGATTTATTTGTTAAATTTGCAAAGACAGCCTTTAAGCTATTTGGAGATAGGGTAAAATATTGGGCAACATTTAATGAGCCAATAGTAGTTGTGGAAGGACAATACCTTTATAAGTTCCATTATCCTCAAGTTGTAGATGGTAAAAAAGCTGTACAAGCTTTATATAATTTAAACTTAGCTTCAGCAAAGGCTATAGAAGGTTTTAGAGAGCTTGGATGCAATAAAGATGGTGGAAAGATAGGAATTATTTTAAATTTAACACCTGCTTATCCAAGAAGTAATAGTCAAGAAGATTTAAAAGCAGCAGAATTTGCAAATAGTTTCTTCAACAATTCATTTTTAGATCCAGCAGTAAAAGGGGAATTCCCTAAGGTTCTTACAGAAGTTCTAGAGAAAGATGGAATTATCTTTGAAGCTACAGAAGAAGAGATGAAAATTATAAAAGAAAATACTATAGATTTCTTAGGAGTAAATTACTATCAACCAAGAAGAGTAAAGGCTAAAGAAAGTGAATATAAGGAAAGTACATGGATGCCAGATAAGTATTTTGATAACTATGAAATGCCAGGTAGAAGAATGAATCCTTATAGAGGCTGGGAGATATATCCTGAGTGCATGTACGATATAGCTAAAAATATAAAAGAAAATTACAACAACATCCCATGGTATATTTCAGAAAATGGAATGGGTGTTGAAGGTGAAAGTAGATATATAAATAATGAAGGTGTAATAGAAGACGATTATAGAATTGATTTTTATAAAGAACATTTAGAATATCTTCATAAAGGAATTATGGAAGGTTCAAATTGCTTTGGATATCACGCTTGGACACCAATAGATTGTTGGTCCTGGTGTAATGCTTATAAAAATAGATATGGATATATTTCAGTAGATTTAGAAACTCAAAAGAAAACAATAAAGAAATCAGGTAGATGGATAAAAGAAGTATCCGAAAATAATGGATTTTAA
- a CDS encoding ROK family protein: protein MDKKFVVAVDLGGTKIYTALVDLEGNIVKEKVVKTEAEKGDLAIVSNIKSTINFVLDGVNIEDVKAIGIGSPGPLDVKKGLIVAPPNLPFKNFNIVENLNNEFNLPVFLDNDANAATLAEFMFGIGKGTENMVYVTVSTGIGGGAILNGKIYRGSTSNAVEVGHTTVKGDGPRCGCGNKGCGERMASGTAIMKRAEEAVNSNAETSLKKYDKVTAKEVFDEAKNGDTVAQDILDEALSYLGIIVANVANTFDPDMIVLGGGVINGGDIVLETVKKVVKNRCLGIVAENCKIEKSNLEGKSGVLGAAALAISEVNKIVNNFNY, encoded by the coding sequence ATGGATAAGAAGTTTGTTGTTGCTGTTGATTTAGGAGGAACTAAAATTTATACAGCTTTAGTTGATTTAGAAGGTAATATAGTTAAAGAAAAGGTAGTTAAAACAGAAGCTGAAAAGGGTGACTTAGCTATAGTTTCTAATATAAAATCTACTATTAATTTTGTTTTAGATGGAGTTAATATAGAAGATGTAAAAGCAATAGGAATAGGTTCACCAGGACCTTTAGATGTTAAGAAAGGTCTTATAGTAGCACCACCTAATTTACCATTTAAAAACTTTAATATAGTTGAAAATTTAAATAATGAATTTAATCTTCCAGTATTTTTAGATAATGATGCTAACGCAGCAACTTTAGCAGAGTTTATGTTTGGTATAGGTAAAGGTACTGAAAATATGGTTTATGTAACAGTAAGCACAGGTATTGGTGGAGGTGCTATATTAAATGGAAAAATATATAGAGGAAGTACATCGAATGCTGTAGAAGTTGGACATACAACTGTTAAAGGTGATGGGCCAAGATGTGGATGCGGAAACAAAGGCTGTGGAGAAAGAATGGCATCAGGAACAGCAATAATGAAAAGAGCAGAAGAAGCTGTAAATAGTAATGCAGAAACTTCATTAAAGAAATACGATAAAGTAACAGCTAAAGAAGTTTTTGATGAAGCTAAAAATGGAGATACAGTAGCTCAAGACATTTTAGATGAAGCATTATCATATTTAGGAATTATAGTTGCAAATGTAGCAAATACTTTTGATCCAGATATGATAGTTTTAGGGGGCGGAGTTATAAATGGTGGAGACATTGTTTTAGAAACAGTTAAAAAGGTTGTTAAGAATAGATGTTTAGGTATTGTAGCAGAAAATTGTAAGATAGAAAAATCTAACTTAGAAGGTAAATCAGGAGTTTTAGGAGCAGCAGCTTTAGCAATAAGTGAAGTAAATAAAATAGTAAACAATTTCAACTATTAA
- a CDS encoding ABC transporter ATP-binding protein, whose product MKKKGYLGYICKVIKIVFNCAPIDALIIAMQKILDGIVPTLEVMFVADFLDKAVEILNGNRSYNEIFLPIILLGSAVAYTWISDKLLGFVQTRLEIKLKETIRVDITEKIAKLEYRHIESEASWNLISRVIKQPEIDIKQGYVNLFSILALVIKISGILAILFSKAWWTGIIILIVSIPLFVLAIKSGKANYQTYKDACNYRRRSDYIGAVLTDRDSVDERTLFNYAHKLNEIWLGFYEKVRIMQYKTQKKWFIRNKMGSVITACLSIFILIILLKPVQEGSMSVGIFISISNAILNLVGDMSWTLTYLMEDLAKNKEYINELCDFFILEECEGAIDKPAQEPVILKTLEFKNVYFKYPGTENYILKNLSFTIKGGKHYSVVGINGAGKTTLTKLITGLYSNFEGDILINGVSIRNYSQAELKALTSVVYQDFAKYNISLRDNIALGNVLRLNGNFIDRDIEKVITTIELDEKVKSLEHGLNSMLGKLKEDGIDLSGGQWQKVAMARSIVSNTSLRILDEPTSALDPISESKVYEKFEEISRGGTTIFISHRLGSTKLSDEIFVIGDGAIVEKGSHEELMELDGVYAKMYESQKEWYAC is encoded by the coding sequence GTGAAGAAGAAAGGGTATTTGGGGTATATATGTAAAGTTATAAAAATAGTATTTAATTGTGCACCTATAGATGCTTTAATTATAGCTATGCAAAAGATATTAGATGGTATAGTACCAACTTTAGAAGTAATGTTTGTAGCCGACTTTTTAGATAAAGCAGTTGAAATATTAAATGGTAATAGAAGTTACAATGAAATATTTTTACCAATAATTTTATTAGGTTCTGCAGTAGCATATACTTGGATTTCTGATAAATTATTAGGTTTTGTACAAACAAGATTAGAAATAAAATTAAAAGAGACTATAAGAGTAGATATTACTGAAAAAATAGCCAAGCTAGAATATAGACATATAGAGAGTGAAGCAAGTTGGAATTTAATATCTAGAGTAATTAAACAACCAGAGATAGATATTAAGCAAGGATATGTTAATTTATTTTCAATTTTAGCCTTAGTAATTAAAATTTCAGGAATATTAGCTATACTATTTAGCAAAGCTTGGTGGACAGGAATTATTATATTAATAGTTTCAATTCCATTATTTGTTTTAGCTATTAAAAGTGGAAAAGCAAATTATCAAACTTATAAAGATGCTTGTAATTATAGAAGAAGATCTGATTATATAGGTGCAGTTCTTACAGATAGAGATTCTGTTGACGAAAGAACATTATTTAATTATGCTCATAAATTAAATGAAATATGGTTAGGTTTTTATGAAAAAGTAAGAATAATGCAATATAAAACTCAAAAGAAATGGTTTATAAGAAATAAGATGGGAAGTGTTATAACAGCTTGCCTATCTATCTTTATACTTATTATTTTATTAAAGCCTGTTCAAGAAGGAAGTATGTCTGTTGGTATATTTATTTCTATAAGTAATGCAATTTTAAATCTTGTTGGAGATATGTCATGGACCTTAACCTATCTTATGGAAGATCTAGCTAAAAATAAGGAATATATAAATGAATTATGTGATTTCTTTATATTAGAAGAATGTGAAGGAGCAATAGATAAGCCAGCTCAAGAACCTGTAATCTTAAAGACTTTGGAATTTAAAAATGTATATTTCAAATATCCAGGTACTGAAAATTATATACTTAAAAATTTATCCTTCACTATAAAGGGAGGAAAACATTATTCAGTAGTTGGTATAAATGGAGCAGGTAAAACAACACTAACTAAGTTAATAACAGGATTATATAGTAATTTTGAAGGTGATATTTTAATAAATGGAGTTAGTATAAGAAATTATTCTCAAGCAGAGTTAAAAGCTTTAACTTCAGTAGTTTATCAAGATTTTGCTAAATACAATATATCTTTAAGAGATAATATAGCTTTAGGAAATGTTTTAAGGTTAAATGGAAACTTTATAGATAGAGATATTGAAAAAGTAATAACAACTATAGAGCTTGATGAAAAAGTAAAATCTTTAGAACATGGTTTAAATTCAATGCTTGGAAAGCTTAAAGAAGATGGAATTGATTTATCAGGTGGACAATGGCAAAAAGTAGCCATGGCAAGATCTATAGTAAGCAATACTTCATTAAGAATACTAGATGAACCAACTTCTGCTTTAGATCCAATTAGTGAAAGTAAGGTTTATGAAAAGTTTGAAGAGATAAGTAGAGGTGGGACAACTATATTTATAAGTCATCGACTTGGCTCAACTAAGCTTTCAGATGAAATTTTTGTTATAGGAGATGGAGCTATAGTAGAAAAGGGTTCTCATGAAGAACTTATGGAGCTTGATGGAGTTTATGCAAAAATGTATGAAAGTCAAAAGGAGTGGTATGCATGTTAA